One genomic window of Caldibacillus debilis DSM 16016 includes the following:
- the rpoD gene encoding RNA polymerase sigma factor RpoD, translating into MADKSMRSNDMESDVTLEQVKEQIIECGKKRGFLTYNEIAEKLANFELDSDQMDEIYEQLSEQGIEIQEDHDDPDADIDPDLEDLEAEDEFDLNDLSVPPGVKINDPVRMYLKEIGRVDLLTPEEEIELAERIAKGDEEAKKRLAEANLRLVVSIAKRYVGRGMLFLDLIQEGNMGLIKAVEKFDYRKGFKFSTYATWWIRQAITRAIADQARTIRIPVHMVETINKLIRVQRQLLQDLGREPTPEEIAEEMDLTPEKVREILKIAQEPVSLETPIGEEDDSHLGDFIEDQDATSPSDHAAYEMLKEQLEDVLDTLTDREENVLRLRFGLDDGRTRTLEEVGKVFGVTRERIRQIEAKALRKLRHPSRSKRLKDFLE; encoded by the coding sequence ATGGCTGATAAGTCAATGCGTTCCAACGATATGGAATCGGATGTCACCCTGGAACAGGTGAAGGAACAGATCATCGAATGCGGCAAAAAACGCGGCTTTCTTACTTATAACGAAATCGCCGAAAAATTGGCCAACTTCGAACTGGATTCCGACCAGATGGATGAAATTTACGAACAATTGTCCGAACAGGGGATTGAGATACAGGAAGACCACGACGATCCTGACGCCGACATCGATCCGGATCTGGAAGATTTGGAGGCGGAGGACGAGTTCGATTTGAACGATTTGAGCGTTCCTCCCGGCGTCAAGATCAACGACCCGGTCAGGATGTATCTGAAAGAAATCGGCCGCGTCGACCTGCTGACCCCTGAAGAGGAAATCGAGCTCGCCGAACGGATCGCCAAGGGCGACGAAGAAGCGAAAAAACGCCTGGCGGAAGCCAATTTGCGGCTGGTGGTAAGCATCGCCAAACGGTATGTGGGAAGAGGCATGCTCTTTTTGGACCTCATTCAGGAAGGGAACATGGGCCTCATTAAGGCCGTCGAAAAATTCGATTACCGGAAAGGCTTCAAATTCAGCACTTACGCCACTTGGTGGATCCGCCAAGCCATAACAAGGGCCATCGCCGACCAAGCGCGCACCATACGCATTCCCGTCCACATGGTGGAGACGATCAACAAGTTGATCCGCGTCCAGCGGCAGCTCTTGCAGGACCTGGGCCGCGAACCGACGCCGGAGGAGATTGCGGAAGAGATGGATCTGACCCCGGAAAAGGTTCGGGAAATTTTGAAGATCGCCCAGGAACCCGTCTCGCTGGAGACGCCGATCGGAGAAGAGGACGATTCCCATTTGGGAGACTTTATCGAAGACCAGGACGCGACCTCTCCGTCCGATCATGCGGCTTATGAAATGCTCAAGGAACAGCTGGAAGACGTCCTTGACACCTTAACGGACCGGGAAGAAAACGTATTGCGGCTGCGCTTCGGACTCGACGACGGCCGGACGCGCACGCTGGAAGAAGTGGGCAAAGTATTCGGCGTCACCCGCGAAAGGATCCGCCAAATCGAAGCCAAGGCCCTCAGAAAACTGAGACATCCGAGCAGAAGTAAACGCCTGAAAGATTTTTTGGAATAA
- a CDS encoding deoxyribonuclease IV yields the protein MLIIGSHVSMNGAKMLLAASEEAASYGATAFMIYTGAPQNTKRKKIEELNIEKGLQHAKEHGIVEIVVHAPYIINIANTANKATFRLGVDFLRSEIERTKAIGAKQIVLHPGSHVGAGEEKGIQKIIEGLNEVITKDQDVEIALETMAGKGSECGKSFEEIARIIDGVTHNEFLSVCFDTCHTHDAGYNIRDDFDGVLEEFDRIIGLDRLKVLHINDSKNPRGSRKDRHENIGFGHIGFDALNYIVHHPQLEEIPKILETPYVGEDKNKKKPPYKFEIEMLRKKEFDENLLEKIVRE from the coding sequence ATGCTGATCATTGGATCCCACGTTTCGATGAACGGTGCGAAGATGCTTTTGGCCGCCAGCGAAGAAGCGGCTTCCTACGGCGCCACCGCCTTTATGATCTATACCGGCGCGCCGCAAAATACAAAAAGAAAAAAAATCGAGGAGCTGAATATCGAAAAGGGGCTGCAGCACGCCAAGGAACACGGCATTGTCGAGATCGTCGTCCACGCCCCTTACATCATCAACATCGCCAATACGGCGAACAAGGCAACTTTCCGCTTGGGGGTGGATTTTCTCCGTTCGGAAATCGAACGGACGAAGGCGATCGGCGCCAAGCAAATCGTCCTCCATCCGGGCAGCCATGTGGGCGCGGGGGAAGAAAAGGGCATCCAAAAGATTATCGAAGGATTAAACGAAGTGATCACGAAGGACCAGGATGTGGAGATCGCCCTGGAGACGATGGCCGGGAAAGGTTCCGAGTGCGGAAAATCCTTTGAGGAAATCGCCAGGATCATCGACGGGGTCACCCATAACGAATTTTTGTCCGTCTGTTTTGATACTTGCCATACCCACGATGCGGGGTACAACATCCGGGACGACTTTGACGGGGTGCTGGAGGAATTCGACCGGATCATCGGGCTCGACCGTTTGAAGGTGCTTCACATCAACGACAGCAAAAATCCCCGGGGATCGCGGAAGGACCGCCACGAAAATATCGGCTTCGGCCACATCGGCTTCGACGCCTTGAACTACATCGTCCATCATCCCCAATTGGAAGAGATCCCGAAAATCTTGGAAACCCCCTATGTGGGCGAGGACAAAAACAAGAAAAAGCCGCCCTATAAATTTGAGATCGAAATGCTGCGAAAAAAGGAATTCGACGAAAATCTGCTGGAAAAGATCGTCCGGGAATAA
- a CDS encoding tRNA (adenine(22)-N(1))-methyltransferase, with product MKNIGLSRRLAAVSRFVLPGSIVCDIGTDHAYLPIHIIRTGKAAKVIATEAAQGPFERAGKNVREAGLEGKIELRKGDGLSVIDEQDQIGCITVAGMGGTLIANILEAGKDRLNGVKRLVVQPNVGARKVREWFLQNGWELIGEEILEEDGQFYEILAAEKGDPYRPYRHLQKELLFGPFLLREKSPAFREKWRREKGDWEAVSDRLRFAKETASVREKKRELAQYIRWYEEEFPDETSDGSRCCPPDGELRPEELRDGRG from the coding sequence ATGAAAAACATCGGACTCTCGCGGCGTTTAGCGGCCGTCTCCCGGTTCGTGCTGCCGGGCAGCATCGTCTGCGATATCGGGACGGATCACGCCTATTTGCCCATCCATATCATCCGGACGGGAAAAGCGGCGAAGGTGATCGCCACCGAAGCCGCCCAAGGGCCCTTCGAACGGGCCGGCAAAAATGTTCGGGAAGCGGGGCTGGAAGGGAAGATCGAGTTGCGCAAAGGGGACGGTCTGAGCGTCATCGATGAACAGGATCAGATCGGCTGCATCACGGTCGCCGGCATGGGAGGGACGCTGATCGCCAACATCCTCGAAGCGGGAAAGGACAGGCTGAACGGCGTAAAAAGGCTGGTCGTCCAGCCGAACGTGGGGGCGCGAAAGGTCCGGGAATGGTTCCTGCAAAACGGCTGGGAATTGATCGGCGAGGAAATTTTGGAAGAGGACGGGCAATTTTACGAGATTTTAGCCGCGGAAAAGGGCGACCCCTATCGGCCGTACCGGCATTTGCAAAAGGAACTTTTATTCGGCCCCTTTTTGCTCCGGGAAAAATCCCCCGCCTTCCGGGAAAAATGGAGGCGGGAGAAAGGGGACTGGGAAGCCGTTTCCGACCGTTTGCGTTTTGCGAAGGAGACGGCGTCCGTCCGCGAAAAAAAACGGGAACTCGCCCAATATATCCGATGGTACGAGGAGGAATTCCCCGATGAAACAAGCGACGGTTCAAGATGTTGTCCGCCTGATGGAGAGCTTCGCCCCGAAGAGCTACGCGATGGAAGGGGATAA
- a CDS encoding 4-hydroxy-3-methylbut-2-enyl diphosphate reductase: MEVIKISPRGYCYGVVDAMVIARNAALDKTLPRPIHILGMIVHNKHVTDAFKEEGIITLDGENRKAILEKIDKGTVIFTAHGVSPEVRELAKKKGLVTIDATCPDVTKTHILIEEKTKQGYEVIYIGKKGHPEPEGAVGVAPHAVHLVETKEDVEALEIKSDKIIVTNQTTMSQWDVQEIMDFVIEKYPHAEKYNEICLATQVRQEAVATQAKDADVLIVVGDPRSNNSNRLAQVSEEIAGTKAYRVADVTEIEIEWIKDAKKVAVTAGASTPTPITREVIEFLEQFDPNDPSTWKRERKVPLSKILPKVKKVNRNAT, from the coding sequence ATGGAAGTCATTAAAATCTCACCGCGGGGATATTGTTACGGCGTTGTCGACGCGATGGTCATCGCCCGCAATGCCGCTTTGGATAAAACGCTGCCGAGGCCGATCCATATTTTGGGCATGATCGTCCATAATAAGCATGTGACGGATGCTTTTAAGGAAGAGGGGATCATCACCCTGGACGGGGAAAACCGGAAGGCGATATTGGAAAAAATCGACAAGGGCACGGTCATTTTTACCGCCCACGGCGTCTCGCCCGAAGTCCGGGAATTGGCGAAGAAAAAGGGATTGGTCACCATCGACGCCACCTGCCCGGACGTTACGAAAACCCATATCCTCATCGAAGAAAAAACGAAACAGGGCTATGAGGTCATCTACATCGGCAAAAAAGGCCATCCCGAACCGGAGGGAGCGGTCGGCGTCGCTCCCCATGCGGTGCATCTTGTGGAGACGAAGGAAGATGTGGAGGCCCTCGAGATCAAGAGCGACAAGATCATCGTCACCAATCAGACGACGATGAGCCAGTGGGATGTTCAGGAAATCATGGATTTTGTCATCGAAAAATACCCGCATGCGGAAAAATACAACGAGATCTGTCTCGCGACCCAAGTGCGGCAGGAGGCCGTCGCCACCCAGGCGAAGGACGCCGATGTGCTGATCGTGGTCGGCGACCCGCGGAGCAACAACTCCAATCGGCTGGCCCAAGTCTCCGAAGAAATCGCCGGGACGAAGGCCTACCGGGTGGCGGATGTCACCGAGATCGAGATCGAATGGATCAAGGACGCCAAAAAGGTGGCGGTCACGGCGGGGGCTTCCACGCCGACGCCGATCACCCGGGAAGTGATCGAGTTCCTCGAACAATTCGATCCCAACGACCCGTCGACTTGGAAGAGGGAAAGAAAAGTCCCGCTGTCCAAGATTTTGCCGAAGGTAAAAAAGGTGAACCGGAACGCAACATAA
- the vrrA gene encoding VrrA/YqfQ family protein, whose product MQPFRQGGLLSRILQRQPARIQHPYSLFSFGPGQAQTGSGLLQGLTNPQRISNVLRQTQQFLQAAQQITPMIQQYGPIVRNLPSFLKIYREMKAGGNEGTDPADGEPPEGSKEPNPEGADPSGEGKQKDGKRKNGKKKRTKRMETKPSVPKLYI is encoded by the coding sequence ATGCAGCCGTTTCGGCAGGGCGGGCTGCTTTCCAGGATCTTGCAAAGGCAGCCCGCCCGAATCCAACACCCCTATTCCCTCTTTTCCTTCGGCCCTGGCCAGGCGCAAACCGGATCCGGCCTTTTGCAGGGGCTGACGAACCCCCAAAGGATCTCGAACGTCCTCCGGCAGACCCAGCAATTTTTGCAGGCCGCCCAGCAAATTACGCCGATGATCCAGCAATACGGGCCGATCGTCCGCAATTTGCCTTCCTTTTTGAAAATCTACAGGGAAATGAAAGCCGGCGGGAACGAAGGCACCGATCCGGCGGACGGCGAACCGCCGGAAGGAAGTAAGGAGCCGAACCCCGAAGGGGCGGATCCTTCCGGCGAAGGGAAGCAAAAGGACGGAAAAAGGAAAAACGGAAAGAAAAAAAGGACGAAACGGATGGAAACGAAACCTTCCGTTCCGAAGTTATACATCTAG
- a CDS encoding acyl-CoA dehydrogenase, translating to MDFDLTAEQRMIQKTVREFAEEEVAKGALERDRQKKFPKEIFEKLAGLGMMGLPFPEEYGGGGADTISFAIVVEELSRACASTGITYSAHISLGAAPIYLFGTEEQKEKYLVPLCRGETLGAFGLTEPNAGSDAGGTETVAKEDGDDFVITGNKCFITNASYAKFLALTAVTGQRDGRKEISAIIVPTDAEGFRIYERYEKMGLHASNTAELVLENVRVPQENLLGRRGEGFKQFLSTLDGGRIGIGAMAVGIARAAYERSLQYAKERKQFGSPLVKFQAIQFKLADMAMKIELARNMVYKAAWLKDQGKPFTKEAAMCKLYASEIAMEITTQAVQIHGGYGYMKEYHVERYMRDAKLLEIGEGTSEVQRMVIAREIGC from the coding sequence ATGGATTTCGATTTGACGGCGGAACAGCGGATGATCCAGAAAACGGTCCGGGAGTTTGCCGAAGAGGAAGTGGCGAAGGGGGCCCTGGAAAGGGACCGGCAAAAAAAGTTTCCGAAGGAGATTTTTGAGAAGCTTGCCGGGCTGGGGATGATGGGACTTCCCTTTCCCGAGGAATACGGCGGCGGCGGGGCCGACACGATCAGCTTCGCCATCGTCGTTGAGGAGCTGAGCCGGGCGTGCGCCTCCACGGGGATTACCTACTCCGCCCATATTTCCTTGGGCGCGGCTCCGATCTATCTGTTCGGGACGGAAGAGCAAAAGGAAAAATACCTGGTGCCTCTGTGCCGGGGGGAAACCTTGGGCGCCTTCGGGCTGACGGAACCGAACGCCGGCTCCGACGCCGGCGGGACGGAAACGGTGGCGAAGGAGGACGGGGACGATTTTGTCATTACCGGAAACAAATGTTTTATCACCAACGCCAGCTATGCCAAGTTTTTAGCCTTGACCGCGGTCACCGGGCAGAGGGACGGAAGGAAGGAAATCAGCGCCATCATCGTGCCCACCGACGCCGAAGGATTCCGGATTTATGAACGGTATGAAAAGATGGGGCTGCACGCCTCCAATACCGCCGAGCTGGTTTTGGAAAACGTCCGGGTTCCGCAGGAAAACCTGCTGGGGAGAAGGGGGGAAGGATTCAAGCAATTTTTGTCCACCCTGGACGGGGGACGGATCGGGATCGGGGCCATGGCGGTGGGGATCGCCCGGGCCGCCTACGAACGGTCTCTCCAATACGCCAAAGAGCGGAAACAGTTCGGTTCGCCCCTGGTGAAATTTCAGGCGATCCAATTTAAACTCGCCGACATGGCGATGAAGATCGAGCTGGCCCGGAACATGGTCTACAAAGCCGCCTGGCTGAAGGATCAAGGCAAGCCTTTCACCAAGGAAGCGGCGATGTGCAAGCTGTACGCTTCGGAAATCGCCATGGAGATCACGACCCAGGCCGTGCAGATCCACGGCGGATACGGGTATATGAAAGAGTATCACGTGGAAAGATATATGCGGGACGCCAAATTGTTGGAAATCGGGGAAGGAACGTCGGAAGTGCAGCGGATGGTCATCGCGCGGGAAATCGGATGCTGA
- a CDS encoding DUF2624 family protein, with translation MGFLENLIQMKLKTATGKDVMKISRAFELGINEAAAEKIAAYLRKNPVNILNHSDRLKLVKEISRIAGEQPAKKIYRILSELTR, from the coding sequence ATGGGATTTTTGGAAAACTTGATTCAGATGAAGCTGAAGACGGCCACCGGAAAGGACGTGATGAAAATCAGCCGGGCCTTTGAACTGGGGATCAATGAAGCGGCGGCTGAAAAGATCGCCGCCTACCTGCGGAAAAACCCGGTCAATATCCTGAACCATTCGGACCGGTTGAAGCTGGTCAAAGAAATTTCCAGGATTGCCGGTGAGCAGCCGGCCAAAAAAATTTACCGCATCCTTTCGGAATTGACCCGTTAA
- a CDS encoding metal ABC transporter permease, whose amino-acid sequence MISELFRYEFLQNAFLTGIFIGWVAPLLGVFIVLRRLSLIADALSHVTLSGIAASLWIGRLFPSLQWINPLYAGMGFAVCGALLIEKFRTVYKSHEELAIPVIMSLGIGLGVIFISLANGFTSDLYGFLFGSINAVTRFDFLVVLLLTLAVTAAVFLLFKEFFLLSFDEDYGKTSGLPVRALQLVFIVLAAVVVSVSIRIVGVLLVSSLMTLPVASAMRLAKSFRGAVVLSVVFGEISVIAGLLASYYLDLAPGGTIVVISGILLLFSLLNERTLKARRTVGRG is encoded by the coding sequence ATGATTTCTGAGCTGTTTCGCTACGAATTTCTGCAAAATGCCTTCCTCACGGGAATCTTCATCGGCTGGGTGGCCCCTCTGTTGGGCGTCTTCATCGTGCTGCGGAGGCTTTCCCTCATCGCCGACGCCTTAAGCCACGTCACCTTGTCGGGAATCGCGGCGAGTTTATGGATCGGGCGGCTCTTCCCTTCCCTGCAGTGGATCAATCCTTTGTATGCGGGAATGGGTTTTGCGGTTTGCGGGGCGCTCCTCATCGAAAAATTCCGGACGGTGTATAAATCCCATGAAGAACTGGCCATACCGGTCATCATGTCCCTCGGTATCGGTTTGGGGGTTATTTTCATCTCCCTGGCCAACGGTTTTACCTCCGATTTGTACGGATTTCTGTTCGGCAGCATCAACGCGGTCACCCGTTTCGATTTTCTCGTCGTTCTCCTGCTGACGCTGGCGGTGACGGCGGCCGTTTTTCTGCTGTTCAAGGAGTTTTTCCTCCTTTCTTTTGATGAAGATTATGGAAAAACAAGCGGGCTTCCCGTCCGGGCCCTCCAGCTCGTTTTCATCGTTTTGGCCGCGGTGGTCGTCAGCGTCTCCATCCGCATCGTCGGGGTTTTGCTCGTTTCTTCGCTGATGACTTTGCCCGTCGCCTCCGCCATGCGCCTCGCGAAAAGTTTCCGCGGCGCGGTCGTTTTGTCCGTCGTTTTCGGGGAAATTTCGGTCATCGCCGGGCTTTTGGCCTCCTATTACCTGGATTTGGCCCCCGGCGGAACGATCGTCGTCATTTCGGGAATCCTGCTATTGTTCTCCCTTTTGAACGAGAGGACATTAAAAGCACGAAGAACGGTCGGAAGGGGTTGA
- the dnaG gene encoding DNA primase produces MTGRIPEETVQEVLRATDIVNVVSEYVQLKKQGRNFFGLCPFHGENTPSFSVSPEKQIYHCFGCGAGGNVFKFLMDIEGVSFQEAVQKLADKAGIELRVRFDRRAEDPALRERERMMEAHLFLQRFYHHLLVHTKEGQEALDYLQKRGFTKEIIEEFQIGYAPASRDAALTVLRKRGFPQDLLEKAGIIVKREEEDAYFDRFRGRVMFPIHDPGGNTVAFSGRSLSDAAPKYLNSPETKIFQKGRILFNFHRARPKIRKKGAAVLFEGFADCISAYRAGIDNGISVMGTSLTEEHVRLIRRNTDLVILCFDGDSAGKRAAVRAGEMLRQGGCQVRVAALPEGLDPDEYIARYGPEKFRRDVIENSLTLIAYKMQLFREGKNLADEGERARYIEEVQKELASLDSPVEQEIYLRQLADEFSLSLDALKENQRKIQRAKRRNQPLSPSRVPVPAEREKKLKPAHYNAERLLIAHMLRSRTIAAKVREKLAGQSFSVSEHQKIADCLYDFYENGNLPNLSHFLALLPDEGLQKLTAEIAMLPVKEEPEEQELNDYIKSVLNYQKLLKIKEKEREGKQAEREHNYRKAAEIAMEILQLRKSL; encoded by the coding sequence ATGACTGGGCGTATCCCTGAAGAAACCGTTCAGGAAGTGCTCCGCGCAACCGATATCGTAAACGTCGTCAGCGAATATGTCCAACTGAAAAAACAAGGACGTAATTTTTTTGGCCTTTGCCCCTTCCATGGCGAGAACACGCCTTCCTTTTCCGTTTCCCCGGAAAAACAAATCTACCATTGTTTCGGCTGCGGGGCGGGCGGCAACGTATTTAAATTTTTGATGGACATTGAGGGGGTATCTTTTCAGGAAGCCGTTCAAAAGCTGGCGGATAAGGCGGGCATCGAATTGCGCGTCCGTTTCGACCGCAGGGCGGAGGACCCCGCTTTGCGGGAGCGGGAACGGATGATGGAAGCCCACTTGTTTTTGCAGCGCTTTTACCATCATCTCCTCGTGCATACGAAGGAAGGCCAGGAAGCCCTCGATTATTTGCAGAAACGGGGCTTTACGAAGGAAATCATCGAGGAATTCCAGATCGGATATGCCCCGGCTTCCAGGGACGCGGCCTTGACGGTTTTAAGGAAGCGGGGCTTTCCGCAGGACCTTTTGGAAAAGGCCGGCATCATTGTGAAAAGGGAGGAAGAAGATGCGTATTTCGACCGTTTCCGCGGCCGGGTCATGTTTCCGATCCACGATCCCGGCGGGAACACGGTCGCCTTTTCCGGAAGGAGCCTGTCCGATGCCGCGCCGAAATATTTAAACAGCCCGGAGACGAAGATTTTTCAAAAGGGCCGGATCCTGTTTAATTTCCACCGGGCCCGGCCGAAGATCCGCAAAAAAGGGGCGGCCGTCCTGTTCGAAGGCTTTGCCGATTGCATCTCCGCATACCGGGCGGGGATCGATAACGGGATCAGCGTGATGGGCACGTCCCTGACGGAAGAGCATGTCCGCCTCATCCGGCGGAACACGGATCTCGTCATTCTCTGCTTTGACGGCGACAGCGCGGGGAAAAGGGCCGCCGTCCGGGCGGGGGAAATGCTCCGGCAGGGCGGATGCCAAGTGCGGGTGGCCGCCCTTCCCGAAGGCCTGGATCCGGATGAGTACATTGCCCGCTACGGCCCGGAAAAATTCCGCCGGGACGTCATCGAAAACAGTTTGACCTTGATCGCGTATAAAATGCAGCTTTTCCGGGAAGGGAAAAACCTGGCCGACGAGGGGGAAAGGGCCAGGTACATCGAGGAGGTGCAGAAAGAGCTCGCCTCCCTCGACAGCCCGGTGGAGCAGGAAATCTATTTGCGCCAGCTCGCCGATGAATTTTCCCTGTCTTTGGACGCCTTGAAGGAAAACCAGAGGAAAATCCAGCGGGCAAAAAGAAGGAACCAGCCCCTTTCCCCATCCCGGGTGCCGGTGCCCGCCGAACGGGAGAAAAAATTGAAGCCCGCCCATTACAATGCGGAGCGGCTCCTGATCGCCCACATGCTCAGAAGCCGCACCATCGCCGCCAAAGTGCGGGAAAAGCTGGCCGGCCAATCCTTTTCCGTCAGCGAACACCAGAAGATCGCCGATTGCCTGTACGATTTTTATGAAAATGGAAACTTGCCGAATTTAAGCCATTTCCTCGCCCTGCTGCCCGATGAGGGCCTGCAGAAGCTGACGGCGGAGATCGCCATGCTCCCCGTCAAGGAGGAACCCGAGGAGCAGGAATTGAATGATTATATAAAAAGTGTGTTGAATTATCAAAAATTGTTAAAAATAAAAGAGAAAGAACGGGAAGGAAAACAAGCGGAGCGGGAACATAATTACCGGAAGGCGGCGGAAATCGCCATGGAAATCCTGCAATTGCGGAAATCGCTGTAA
- a CDS encoding Nif3-like dinuclear metal center hexameric protein, whose protein sequence is MKQATVQDVVRLMESFAPKSYAMEGDKIGLQIGSLNRNVKRVLAALDVLEHVVDEAIEKDAQMIVAHHPVIYRPLSAIDLDGRYGKMIEKLIKHDIAVYAAHTNLDVAPGGVNDMLCERLQLRDAEPLVPTKEIPLKKLVCFVPKDHLQPVIDALGKAGAGAIGNYSYCSFAAEGIGRFLPGENTNPFIGRPGKLEEVEEVRLETIFPETIEKQVIARMLESHPYEEPAYDIYPLENEGMKLGLGRIGIAHEEMGLDEYAEFVKKALRAKAVRVVGNPGHRVRKVAVLGGDGNKFFSYAKEKGADVYITGDVYYHTAHDALMAGLNIIDPGHHMEHVMKEQTAEKLNRLFREAGLDAEALPSEPPTDPFRFV, encoded by the coding sequence ATGAAACAAGCGACGGTTCAAGATGTTGTCCGCCTGATGGAGAGCTTCGCCCCGAAGAGCTACGCGATGGAAGGGGATAAGATCGGCCTGCAAATCGGTTCGCTCAACCGGAATGTGAAACGGGTGCTTGCGGCCTTGGATGTGCTGGAACATGTGGTGGATGAAGCCATCGAAAAGGACGCGCAAATGATCGTCGCCCATCACCCGGTCATTTACCGTCCCCTTTCCGCCATCGATCTGGACGGGCGGTACGGGAAGATGATCGAAAAACTGATCAAACACGATATCGCCGTATACGCGGCCCACACCAATTTGGACGTGGCCCCCGGCGGCGTCAATGACATGCTGTGCGAAAGGCTGCAATTGCGGGATGCGGAACCGCTGGTTCCCACGAAGGAAATTCCGCTGAAAAAGCTGGTTTGCTTCGTCCCGAAGGACCATTTGCAGCCGGTCATCGACGCCCTCGGCAAGGCGGGGGCGGGCGCCATCGGCAACTACAGCTATTGTTCCTTTGCCGCTGAGGGGATCGGGCGGTTTTTGCCCGGGGAGAATACGAATCCCTTCATCGGGCGGCCGGGAAAGCTGGAAGAAGTGGAAGAAGTGCGGCTCGAAACGATTTTCCCGGAAACGATCGAGAAGCAGGTCATCGCCCGGATGCTGGAAAGCCATCCGTATGAAGAGCCTGCCTATGACATTTATCCGTTGGAGAACGAAGGGATGAAACTGGGGCTCGGCCGGATCGGAATCGCCCACGAGGAGATGGGCCTTGACGAATATGCGGAGTTTGTGAAAAAAGCCTTGCGGGCAAAGGCCGTACGGGTTGTCGGCAACCCGGGTCACCGGGTGCGGAAGGTGGCCGTTTTGGGCGGCGACGGCAATAAGTTCTTTTCATATGCGAAAGAAAAGGGCGCGGATGTTTACATCACGGGCGACGTCTATTACCATACGGCACACGATGCCCTGATGGCCGGGCTGAATATCATCGATCCCGGCCATCACATGGAACATGTGATGAAGGAACAGACGGCGGAAAAATTGAACCGGCTTTTCCGCGAAGCCGGCCTGGACGCCGAGGCCCTGCCCTCGGAGCCGCCGACCGATCCTTTCCGCTTTGTATAA
- the cccA gene encoding cytochrome c550, with protein MRHNAIVPYLLIMVFGIGLIFALSFMGLNQGTEKAGKEENKGNETVATAPEDFYKQNCSSCHGDQYQGGVGPALKGVGSRLSEDEIKDVLKNGRGQMPAGLVPDNQLDAMAKWLMSLK; from the coding sequence ATGAGGCATAATGCGATTGTCCCGTATCTGCTCATTATGGTCTTCGGGATCGGACTGATTTTCGCCCTTTCGTTTATGGGGTTGAACCAGGGAACGGAAAAAGCCGGGAAAGAGGAAAATAAGGGGAACGAGACGGTTGCCACCGCTCCGGAAGACTTCTACAAGCAAAACTGCAGCAGCTGCCACGGCGACCAATATCAGGGGGGCGTCGGACCCGCTTTGAAGGGTGTGGGCAGCCGGTTGTCGGAGGATGAAATCAAAGACGTCTTGAAAAACGGAAGAGGGCAAATGCCTGCGGGACTTGTCCCCGACAATCAATTGGATGCCATGGCAAAATGGCTGATGTCGTTGAAATAG
- a CDS encoding metal ABC transporter ATP-binding protein, whose translation MSESETIIEVKNVSYRYDETKVLENITLSVPRGTFLTIVGPNGSGKSTLLKLITGLLKCREGEIRLFGKRVEEFKEWEKIGYVSQKANRSIHFPATAFEVVRSGLAKRTGLFRFYPKEAKDQVMEALRAVDMERYAGQNIGALSGGEQQRVFIARALVGKPELLVLDEPTAGVDVKIVDALMEVLKKLNRETRLTLLLVTHDIAPVLPVTSQIAYLNRTIHFLGNAGEFRRLKNEDFLRFYGLDAY comes from the coding sequence ATGAGCGAAAGCGAAACGATCATCGAAGTGAAAAATGTATCCTACCGGTACGATGAAACGAAGGTGCTCGAAAATATTACCTTATCCGTTCCGCGGGGCACGTTCCTGACGATCGTCGGACCGAACGGTTCCGGGAAATCGACCCTTTTGAAATTGATCACGGGTTTGTTGAAATGCCGGGAAGGGGAAATCCGCCTGTTCGGAAAAAGGGTGGAGGAGTTTAAGGAATGGGAAAAAATCGGATACGTATCCCAAAAGGCCAATCGTTCCATCCACTTTCCCGCCACCGCATTCGAAGTGGTCCGGAGCGGATTGGCCAAGAGGACGGGCCTCTTCCGTTTTTATCCGAAAGAGGCGAAGGATCAGGTGATGGAAGCGTTGCGGGCGGTGGACATGGAAAGATACGCCGGGCAAAACATCGGGGCGTTGTCGGGCGGGGAGCAGCAGCGAGTTTTTATCGCCCGGGCCCTCGTGGGCAAGCCGGAGCTTTTGGTCCTGGATGAACCGACGGCCGGCGTGGACGTCAAAATCGTCGACGCCCTGATGGAGGTTTTAAAAAAGCTGAACCGGGAAACCCGGTTGACCCTGCTCCTCGTCACCCATGACATCGCTCCGGTGCTGCCGGTGACCAGCCAGATCGCCTACTTGAACCGAACGATCCATTTCCTGGGAAATGCCGGGGAATTTCGCCGGTTAAAAAACGAGGATTTTTTGCGTTTTTACGGCTTGGACGCATATTGA